From the Lolium rigidum isolate FL_2022 chromosome 2, APGP_CSIRO_Lrig_0.1, whole genome shotgun sequence genome, one window contains:
- the LOC124686959 gene encoding cationic peroxidase 1-like: protein MASSASWFCSLLALFLVFSGTYGQLSPNFYSLSCPTLLSVVSDATSQAILAEKRMGASLLRLHFHDCFVQGCDGSILLDDAPGLVGEKTGFGNVNSVRGFEVVDAIKTKVEAVCPGVVSCADILALAARDSTVKLGGPTWTVPLGRRDSTNANLSQANSDLPPPFANISGLIAGFAKKGFTAREMTALSGAHTIGFAQCKNYRDRIYNDTNIDPVFATNLKSTCASAAPGTDAKLAPFDKQTDLVFDNKFYDNLANRQGLIHSDQELYNPGGTQSQASVVSQYRSNSNTFFNEFAAAMVKMGNIAPLTGAAGQIRLNCRVVNS, encoded by the exons ATGGCTTCATCCGCTAGCTGGTTTTGCTCATTGCTTGCGCTGTTCCTCGTCTTCTCGGGCACCTACGGGCAGCTCAGCCCCAACTTCTATTCCTTGAGCTGTCCGACCTTGCTGAGCGTCGTGAGCGACGCCACGAGCCAGGCCATCCTCGCGGAGAAACGGATGGGCGCCTCCCTTCTCCGCCTCCACTTCCATGACTGCTTTGTTCAG GGTTGCGACGGATCGATCCTTCTCGACGACGCCCCGGGCCTCGTCGGCGAGAAGACCGGCTTCGGGAACGTGAACTCGGTCAGGGGCTTCGAGGTCGTCGACGCAATCAAGACCAAGGTGGAGGCTGTCTGTCCAGGCGTCGTGTCCTGCGCCGACATCCTCGCCCTCGCAGCACGCGACAGCACCGTTAAG CTCGGCGGACCAACCTGGACGGTGCCGCTCGGCCGGCGCGACTCGACGAACGCAAACCTGAGCCAGGCAAACAGCGACCTCCCGCCGCCGTTCGCGAACATCAGCGGCCTCATCGCCGGGTTCGCCAAGAAGGGCTTTACGGCGCGCGAGATGACGGCGCTCTCCGGCGCGCACACCATCGGCTTCGCGCAGTGCAAGAACTACCGGGACCGCATCTACAATGACACCAACATCGACCCCGTATTCGCCACCAACCTCAAGAGCACCTGCGCCTCCGCGGCCCCGGGCACCGACGCCAAGCTAGCGCCGTTCGACAAACAGACGGACCTCGTCTTCGACAACAAGTTCTACGACAACCTGGCCAACAGGCAGGGGCTGATTCATTCGGACCAGGAGTTGTACAACCCCGGCGGCACGCAGTCGCAGGCTAGTGTTGTGAGCCAGTACAGATCGAACAGCAACACCTTCTTCAACGAGTTCGCCGCCGCGATGGTAAAGATGGGGAACATCGCCCCGCTCACCGGTGCCGCCGGCCAGATCAGGCTCAACTGCAGGGTCGTCAACAGTTGA